In one window of Vanrija pseudolonga chromosome 5, complete sequence DNA:
- the AGP3_3 gene encoding General amino acid permease AGP3, with product MAPANTDIEYTPSQVWGGGGGPPASEDNDYKDKEADIAGADADADVTTPPSSYAESLADERTGLHRALKARHLSMIAVGGVIGPGWFYSIGTGFTYGGPGGVIIGFGTVGVLLYLIMQSLGELAAFISVTGSFTDYTARFLDPALAFALGWVYVVLWGGFLINEYYVLGLICTYWQSKLPWWGFVLAGWVFFYLFGCIGVRGYGEAEFFLTWLKLLFIISFFLCSVLITTGAIGDGGHVGFKYWRDPGGFSDGVRGVFKCFSLAAIFYAGAEMIGLTAGEAQNPGRDIPRAVRLVFIRIFVVYIGSLFFLSLVIAWNDPNLFNGTQTQATSPYILAFTNVGLMQAGNVLNAFILTTVFSAINGALYVSSRCLVSMSRDGYAPKIFGATNRYGAPYVAVAFCNAFGLLALLNLSDGAVVVYNWMVSIGGVSTFITWTSIVACHIRFRKALKLQGISVDELPYRAAFFPYAAYVAFAGGFFLIFFQGWTVFLPPFDVQTFLMNYIMIPIFVLLALGYKLIRKTKWVDLATADLVTGRRPYRNASYEKEGVAKRLWANTFG from the exons ATGGCACCAGCGAACACGGACATCGAGTACACGCCGAGTCAGGtgtggggcggcggcggcggcccgcccgcctctGAGGACAACGActacaaggacaaggaggccgacatcgccggcgccgacgccgacgccgatgtcactaccccgccgtcgtcgtacgccGAGTCGCTGGCGGACGAGCGGACAGGCCTGCACCGCGCCCTCAAGGCGCGGCACCTGTCGATGATTGCTGTCGGGGGCGTCATCGGCCCGGGATGGTTCTACAGCA TCGGCACTGGCTTCACGTACGGCGGGCCCGGGGGCGTGATCATCGGCTTTGgcaccgtcggcgtgctcctcTACCTGATCATGCAGAGCCTCGGTGAGCTGGCGGCGTTCATCAGCGTGACGGGCAGCTTTACCGACTACACTGCGCGGTTCCTCGACCCGGCGCTCGCGTTCGCCCTGGGCTGGGTGTACGTTGTACTGTGGGGCGGCTTCCTCATCAACGAGTACTACGTCCTCGGGCTGATCTGCACGTACTGGCAGTCCAAGCTGCCGTGGTGGGGcttcgtgctcgccggctGGGTCTTCTTCTACTTGTTTGGGTGTATCGGCGTACGGGGGtacggcgaggccgagttcTTCTTGACGTGGCTCAAGCTGCTCTTCATCATCAGCTTCTTCCTCTGCTCGGTGCTCATCACGACCGGCGCGATCGGCGACGGAGGCCACGTCGGGTTCAAGTACTGGCGCGACCCGGGCGGCTTCTCGGACGGCGTCAGGGGTGTCTTCAAGTGCTTTTCCCTCGCTGCCATCTTCtatgccggcgccgagatgatcg GTTTGACCGCAGGCGAGGCCCAGAACCCAGGCCGCGACATCCCTCGTGCTGTCCGTCTCGTCTTCATCCGCATCTTTGTCGTGTACATTGGCAGCCTCTTCTTCCTG TCCCTCGTGATCGCATGGAACGACCCCAACCTGTTCAACGGCACGCAGACGCAGGCGACGTCGCCGTACATCCTGGCCTTCACCAACGTGGGGCTCATGCAGGCGGGCAACGTGCTCAACGCGTTCATC CTTACGACCGTCTTCTCGGCGATCAACGGCGCGCTGTAcgtctcgtcgcgctgcctCGTGTCCATGTCGCGCGACGGGTATGCCCCCAAGATCTTTGGCGCGACCAATCGCTACGGCGCACCATatgtcgccgtcgcgttcTGCAATGCgttcggcctgctcgcgctgtTGAATCTGAGTgacggcgcggtggtggtgtacAACTGGATGGTGAGCATTGGCGGCGTGTCAACGTTCATCACCTGGACTTC CATCGTCGCATGCCACATCCGCTTCCGCAAGGCCCTCAAGCTGCAGGGCAtctcggtcgacgagctgccgtaccgcgccgccttcttcCCGTACGCCGCGTACGTGGCCTTTGCGGGCGGCTTCTTCCTCATCTTCTTCCAGGGCTGGACCGTGTTCC tCCCGCCGTTCGACGTGCAGACCTTCCTCATGAACTACATCATGATCCCGatcttcgtcctcctcgcacTGGGGTACAAGCTGATCCGGAAGACCAAGTGGGTCGACCTGGCCACTGCCGACCTGGTCACGGGACGCAGGCCGTACCGCAACGCGTCGTacgagaaggagggcgtcgCGAAGCGGCTGTGGGCCAACACTTTCGGTTAG